The following coding sequences lie in one Rutidosis leptorrhynchoides isolate AG116_Rl617_1_P2 chromosome 4, CSIRO_AGI_Rlap_v1, whole genome shotgun sequence genomic window:
- the LOC139844188 gene encoding uncharacterized protein, whose translation MMAVLIQTNSMLLHYSPRSLSSSSSSLIHHFQFNSRPKQLTDVNCNCYYFHHKRPPVSISFSYHSTNGNTDDYDVDNDDETKKHETAREAVCDILRENGLSEEESVEIAMKSPNYLQMLIDSVDDQLLFQQQQQSSKQDNIDYYYKNKNYYKKKVYEMGKQKGDKGLVALLESMVGLPLPSAIHIARYLSNIPAHTLLNKVKYFKKLLFDDGNVSIAITARRMMMHLSVPVVDDDLQHTFSFLQKIQARRGGLHLLASGDGSFRYLIESFPRLLLLSVESNIVPMIAFLENIGVPKGRIRNILLLYPPILFYDIDKQLKPSMQVYKKVCGEDTEFGKMLLKYPWILSTSIQKHYEEIVAFLYAEKVEEVSIFHAVKSWPLLLGCSSVKLKLMIDQFRELGVTEKMMHKVIATSPQLLIQKPREFCQVVSYLKGLGLEEEAVGKMVSRCPEIFTTNIDKTLKKKVEFLYELGVSNNHLPRVIRKYPEFFVCDVNNSLLPRMMYLSKIGLSKREIAFMVGRFSPLLGYSIEEVLRPKYEFLVNTMQKSLKEVVEYPRYFSYSLEKKIKPRFWVIKGMNCECSLKDMLGKNDEEFAADYMSVGITIVPPP comes from the exons ATGATGGCGGTCCTTATTCAAACTAATTCGATGCTCCTCCATTATTCTCCTCGCAgtttatcgtcatcatcatcatccctAATTCATCATTTTCAATTCAATAGTAGACCTAAACAACTTACTGATGTtaattgtaattgttattattttcaCCACAAACGTCCTCCTGTCTCTATTTCTTTTTCTTATCATAGTACTAATGGTAATACTGATGATTATgatgttgataatgatgatgaaacgaAAAAGCACGAAACAGCAAGAGAAGCTGTGTGTGATATTTTACGAGAAAACGGATTATCGGAAGAGGAATCGGTAGAAATAGCGATGAAATCACCCAATTATCTCCAAATGTTAATAGATAGTGTTGATGATCAATTACtctttcaacaacaacaacaatcttctAAACAAGATAATATTGACTACTATTATAAGAACAAGAATTATTATAAGAAAAAGGTTTATGAAATGGGAAAACAGAAAGGGGACAAGGGTTTAGTTGCTTTGTTAGAAAGCATGGTGGGTCTTCCATTGCCTTCCGCTATTCATATCGCTCGTTATCTATCCAACATTCCGGCTCATACCCTTCTCAACAAG GTCAAGTATTTTAAGAAACTCTTATTCGATGATGGAAACGTCTCAATTGCAATTACTGCTCGTCGAATGATGATGCACTTGTCAGTACCCGTTGTTGATGATGATTTGCAGCACACCTTCTCATTTCTTCAGAAG ATTCAAGCGAGGCGTGGGGGCCTACATCTGTTGGCTTCTGGAGATGGCTCATTCCGTTACCTCATAGAATCATTTCCCCGCCTTCTTTTGTTGTCTGTTGAATCCAATATCGTGCCTATGATAGCTTTCCTTGAAAATATTGGAGTCCCTAAGGGTCGCATAAGAAATATTCTTTTGCTCTACCCTCCAATACTTTTCTATGATATTGACAAGCAACTTAAACCATCAATGCAGGTTTATAAAAAG GTATGTGGTGAAGATACAGAGTTCGGTAAGATGTTGCTCAAGTATCCCTGGATTCTTTCTACAAGCATCCAAAAACATTATGAGGAGATAGTTGCTTTTTTATATGCTGAGAAG GTGGAAGAAGTTAGCATCTTTCATGCAGTTAAGAGTTGGCCACTTCTTTTAGGCTGCTCAAGTGTAAAACTGAAGCTGATGATCGATCAGTTTCGGGAATTAGGTGTTACAGAAAAAATGATGCACAAAGTTATTGCTACTAGTCCTCAACTACTTATACAGAAACCACGAGAATTTTGCCAG GTGGTTTCATATTTAAAAGGATTGGGACTTGAAGAAGAAGCTGTTGGAAAGATGGTTAGCCGCTGTCCTGAAATTTTTACGACCAACATTGATAAGACTCTCAAGAAGAAAGTTGAATTTCTTTATGAACTTGGTGTTTCTAACAACCATCTTCCTCGTGTAATCAGAAAATATCCGGAGTTTTTTGTTTGTGACGTGAATAATTCTTTACTTCCAAG AATGATGTATTTGTCAAAGATTGGGCTATCAAAAAGGGAAATTGCATTTATGGTGGGGAGATTCTCTCCATTGCTTGGTTATAGTATCGAAGAGGTTTTAAGACCCAAATACGAGTTTCTAGTAAACACAATGCAAAAGTCATTAAAAGAGGTGGTTGAGTATCCAAGATATTTTAGCTACTCACTAGAGAAGAAGATAAAGCCCAGATTTTGGGTGATAAAAGGTATGAACTGTGAGTGCAGCTTGAAAGATATGTTGGGTAAGAACGATGAAGAATTTGCAGCCGACTATATGAGTGTTGGGATCACAATTGTACCCCCTCCTTGA